Within the Saccharomonospora amisosensis genome, the region CGACCGGCTGATCTTGGATGAGTTGCGTGAGCATGATTCGTGGGATGCGTGGAACGCGGCCATTCCGGCGATGAACGCGGTGCCGGATGCTCAGGCGTGGGCGATCACGAACCAGGGTGACGACAAGTCGGTGGTGTTGGAGTCGCTGCGTGCGTCGGCGTCGCGGTTCTTGGACATGGGTGAGGGTGATCCGCGGCTGGGGTTGTTCGAGTGGTCGGCGCCGGATGGTGCCGAGCCTGACGACGCCTCGGCGCTGGCGGCCGCGAACCCGAACTTGGGGCACCGGGTCGAGCTCGACGGGCTGCTGGGCGACGCGCGCCGGGCGAAGGCGGCGGGTGGTGAGGAGTTGGCCGGGTTCCGGACCGAGATCTTGTGTCAGCGGGTCGCGAACCTCGATCCCGCGATCAACGGTGAGGCGTGGGCGGATTGTCTGGAGCCTGGCACGCTCGACGAGCTGCGCTCGCGGGTGGCGCTGTGTTGGGATGTGTCGCTGGATGGTCGGCACGCGACGCTCGCGGCCGCGGCAGTGCTGCCGGATGGTCGGGTGCGTGTCGAGGTTGTCGCGGCGTGGGATGGCACGGCGGCGCTGCGGCGTGATCTGCCGCGCGTGGTGGGGCGGGTGCGGCCGCGCGTGGTGGGGTGGCTGCCGGATGGCCCGTCGGCGGCTGTCGCCGCTGATCTGGCCGAGCGGAAGGGCAGGTCGACGTGGCCGCCTCGGGGTGTGACGGTCGAGGAGATCCGGGGCGAGATCAACGCCGTGTGTATGGGGTTGGGTGATCTCGTCGACGCGCGGCAGCTCGCGCACAGTGGTGATCCGCTGCTGGATGCTCAGGTGCCGGCGACGGAGAAGAAGCGTGTCGGTGATGGGTGGCGGTTCACGCGCAGGGGCGCGGGTCACTGTGATGCGACGTATGCCCTTGCGGGCGCGGTGCATCTGGCGAGGACTTTGCCGGCGACGGTGGGTAAGCCGCGGCTGGTTGTGGCCAGCGGCGACACGTGACATGCACGTCGGTTCATGTGTCTAGGTAGTCAGGTATCGTGCGGGGTGTGGGATGGTTCCGCACGCTGTTGCGCTGGTCTGAGGCGCCGTCGAGCGCGTCGACCAGTGATGCGGTGACGTTGGAGGCGCCGCCGCCGCGTGCACGGTTCGGTGTGGATGTGCCGTCGCAAATTCTGGAGGCGGCTACCGGTGGGGGCGCGATCGCGGCGCGGGTGTCGCGGGATGAGGCGCTGCAGGTGCCGGCGGTGTTGCGGGCGCGGAATCTGATCGCGGGCACGTTGTCGACGTTGCCGATGCGGTTCCACGACCGGGATCGGCGGCAGGCGACGCCGACGACGCTGCTGGAGCAGATCGACCCGGATGTGCCGAACTCCGTGACGATGGCGGCGACGTATGAGGATCTGCTGTTCGAGAGCGTGTCGTGGTGGCGGGTGACGCGGTTCGGGTGGCATGGCTATCCGGTGGAGGCGCAGCACGTCCCGATCGACAGTGTGCATGTGAGCGGCACGGGCCGCCTGCCGTCGCAGATGCTGATTTCGCCGGATGTGCCGTACCCGTCGGATGGGCAGGTGTTCATCGACGGGATTCCGGTGGACGACCGTGAGGTGATCCGGTTCGACAGCCCGAATCCGCCGCTGTTGGTGCACGCTGCCCGCGCGATCCGCACGGCGCTGCGGCTGGATCGGACGGCGTCGTCGTATGCGGATGAGCCGACTCCGCAGGGGCTGTTGTTGCCGGAGGACGGCACGGAGCCGCTCGACGACGGCGAGGTCGACGATCTGATGGATCGGTGGTCGACGGCTCGCCGCAACCGCACGTGGGCTTATCTGCAGGGGGTGAAGGCGCAGACGCTGCAGTGGTCGCCGGAGCAGTTGCAGTTGGCGGACGCGCGGCAGCACGCGGTGTTGGAGATCGCGCGGGCGACGGGTGTCGACCCGGAGGATCTGGGTGTGTCGACCACGTCGCGCACGTATGCGAACGCGGAGTCGCGGCGGCTGGCGCTGCTGGATTTCACGTTGGGCGCGTACGTGACCGCGGTGCAGGAGCGGTTGTCGATGCGGGATGTGTTGCCTCGCGGCTACTACGCGAAGGTCGATTTCGCCGGGTTCTTGCGCTCGGACGCGCGGACCCGCATGGAGACCTACGAGGTGGGGCTGCGGGTGGGCGCCTACACGCATGACGAGATTCGTGAGCTCGAGGACAAGCCGCTGTTGACAGGTGATGAGCGCGCCGAGATCGAGCGGCAGCGGGCTACCGCGCCGCCGGCGGAGGAGGACAACGAGATGCCACCGACCATGCACTTCGGCGCGGGAACGGCCCAGGTGAGTTTCGATGCCGCGGAGACGGTGTCGACGTTCCGGGTGAACACCGAGAAGCGGACGATCTCCGGTCTCGTGGTGCCGTGGGGCAAGGTCGCGAACAACGGCGAGGCGAAGTGGCGGTTCGCTGACGAGTCGCTGCACTGGGTCGATGAGACCCGCACCAAGTTGAATCTCAACCACGATTCGACGCAGGCGATCGGGTATGCGGTTCGTCTGCAGAACACGTCGGCCGGTTTGGACGCGACGTTCAAGATCGCCGATGTTCCTGAGGGAGACAGGGCGCTGAAGCTCGCTGAGGGCAAGGTGTTCGACGGGTTCTCTATCGAGGTCGATCTGGAGGACGGGTGGGAGAACGACCCGTCGGATCGGTCGGTTCGGCTCGTGCAAAGGGCCAAGTTGCGGGGTGTCGCGCTCACAGCGATGCCCGCGTTCGACGACGCCCGCG harbors:
- a CDS encoding terminase large subunit → MTPATSYGFDVIEFADGVLGQPLDPWQEWLVIHGGELLPDGRPRFRQVVVLVARQNGKTHLLVVLSLFWLFVELRRTVLGTSTNLGYAKESWEKAVGMAESSPELAEEIARVRRAAGEESLVTVHGCRYKIAASNRKGGRSLTIDRLILDELREHDSWDAWNAAIPAMNAVPDAQAWAITNQGDDKSVVLESLRASASRFLDMGEGDPRLGLFEWSAPDGAEPDDASALAAANPNLGHRVELDGLLGDARRAKAAGGEELAGFRTEILCQRVANLDPAINGEAWADCLEPGTLDELRSRVALCWDVSLDGRHATLAAAAVLPDGRVRVEVVAAWDGTAALRRDLPRVVGRVRPRVVGWLPDGPSAAVAADLAERKGRSTWPPRGVTVEEIRGEINAVCMGLGDLVDARQLAHSGDPLLDAQVPATEKKRVGDGWRFTRRGAGHCDATYALAGAVHLARTLPATVGKPRLVVASGDT
- a CDS encoding phage major capsid protein, whose product is MGWFRTLLRWSEAPSSASTSDAVTLEAPPPRARFGVDVPSQILEAATGGGAIAARVSRDEALQVPAVLRARNLIAGTLSTLPMRFHDRDRRQATPTTLLEQIDPDVPNSVTMAATYEDLLFESVSWWRVTRFGWHGYPVEAQHVPIDSVHVSGTGRLPSQMLISPDVPYPSDGQVFIDGIPVDDREVIRFDSPNPPLLVHAARAIRTALRLDRTASSYADEPTPQGLLLPEDGTEPLDDGEVDDLMDRWSTARRNRTWAYLQGVKAQTLQWSPEQLQLADARQHAVLEIARATGVDPEDLGVSTTSRTYANAESRRLALLDFTLGAYVTAVQERLSMRDVLPRGYYAKVDFAGFLRSDARTRMETYEVGLRVGAYTHDEIRELEDKPLLTGDERAEIERQRATAPPAEEDNEMPPTMHFGAGTAQVSFDAAETVSTFRVNTEKRTISGLVVPWGKVANNGEAKWRFADESLHWVDETRTKLNLNHDSTQAIGYAVRLQNTSAGLDATFKIADVPEGDRALKLAEGKVFDGFSIEVDLEDGWENDPSDRSVRLVQRAKLRGVALTAMPAFDDARVSAVAASLDKRKDTGMGGEVTAEAGKTEQFDFAGYMKGLGDQITESHKNLTTELAGSIGESVSEGVKAALEQLPAPQDGPQGVRAARYTVGREAPVYSFNGFGNSLVRDAWYAAREQDSDATERLRKYRAQMDEMSKLAAANFAPQSTTSASQIIPPGYRPDLYVPELTRGRPLVGLCSRGMISNATPFLVPTFGSVTGATADHVEGTNPADGSLTFGEVTVTPGAISGRLTLTREIVDSSNPAIDQIALAAMRESYNQQTEAKVYTEINGKATTTTTYAAASVITDVRDLLAQYPFVRFAAPTGAAMNQKVTRAFATTNGSDGRPLLPSVGAENTSGLGNAVNQGWFIDGLTFVPAWSIGDALTNDVVLIVNRSDVWVWESPLLSFRFEEKQGPANIEMNVFGYFATRVLRASGIFAIRNP